The Candidatus Methylomirabilota bacterium genome has a window encoding:
- a CDS encoding ABC transporter ATP-binding protein: MSSPPAGRDRSAGAPALLAGEELDKEYRSGPEVVRVLRGASLAIRPGEMVALVGASGVGKSTLLHLLGALDRPTAGRVLWEGEDLFARGESDLVRYRRQQVGFVFQFYNLLGEMSALENAMIPALLLRKPAEEARELAGAALAEVGLGDRLRHRPGELSGGEQQRVAIARALVNAPKLILADEPTGNLDPKASEVIYDLFARLQAERGIAFLVATHNPDLARRAERGYRLIEGRAREID; this comes from the coding sequence ATGAGTAGCCCCCCCGCCGGGCGGGACCGCTCGGCGGGCGCGCCGGCGCTCCTCGCGGGCGAGGAGCTCGACAAGGAATACCGCTCGGGTCCCGAGGTCGTCCGCGTCCTGCGCGGCGCAAGCCTCGCGATCCGGCCCGGCGAGATGGTCGCCCTCGTCGGCGCCTCCGGCGTCGGCAAGTCCACGCTCCTCCACCTGCTCGGCGCCCTCGACCGGCCGACCGCGGGCCGCGTCCTCTGGGAGGGCGAGGACCTCTTCGCGCGCGGCGAGTCGGACCTCGTGCGTTACCGGCGGCAGCAGGTCGGCTTCGTCTTCCAGTTCTACAACCTGCTCGGCGAGATGAGCGCGCTCGAGAACGCGATGATCCCGGCGCTCCTCCTCCGAAAGCCCGCGGAGGAGGCGCGGGAGCTGGCGGGCGCGGCGCTGGCCGAGGTCGGGCTCGGCGATCGCCTGCGCCACCGGCCGGGCGAGCTCTCGGGCGGCGAGCAGCAGCGCGTCGCGATCGCCCGGGCCCTGGTCAACGCGCCCAAGCTGATCCTGGCGGACGAGCCGACCGGGAACCTCGACCCGAAGGCGAGCGAGGTCATCTACGACCTGTTCGCGAGGCTGCAGGCGGAACGGGGCATCGCGTTCCTCGTGGCGACCCACAATCCCGACCTCGCCCGGCGGGCCGAGCGGGGCTACCGGCTGATCGAGGGACGGGCGCGAGAGATCGACTAA
- a CDS encoding FtsX-like permease family protein, producing the protein MKRGLPFELFMGLRYLRARGQRTNLSLFVWIGVGGVFLGVAALIVVLATMTGFQDGIRDRIISANPHLLVYHAGRGGLGEAEAVAARVAAIRGVRSATPFVHQQALFTLPGGGAHGGLVRGVDLQAPTVVQDLQGQLRSGSVRPLADGEAAILLGRELARMLGVSVGDEVTAISPEGALTAVGMVPRMRRYTVAGTFELGMYELDASLAYLALPAAREFAGLQGASGIEVKLVDPFDARRVGRAVGAELGPPYWVRDWMDMNRSLFAALQLEKLALFVIVTIIVLVAAFAIIGHLVLLVAEKRKEIGVLKAIGASGRSITMVFFTVGMTIGVAGTLAGSVLGLGLIWAQNTYKIIRLASDVYQISYLPMKLTLGDGLMVIGATLFLSFLATIIPARRAGALEPVDVLRYE; encoded by the coding sequence GTGAAGCGCGGGCTCCCCTTCGAGCTGTTCATGGGGCTCCGCTACCTGCGCGCGCGGGGCCAGCGCACGAACCTGTCGCTGTTCGTGTGGATCGGGGTCGGGGGCGTCTTCCTCGGCGTCGCGGCGCTCATCGTCGTGCTCGCCACGATGACCGGATTCCAGGACGGCATCCGCGACCGGATCATCTCCGCCAACCCGCACCTGCTCGTCTACCACGCCGGCCGCGGAGGGCTCGGCGAGGCGGAGGCGGTGGCGGCGCGCGTCGCGGCGATCCGCGGCGTGCGCTCGGCGACGCCGTTCGTCCACCAGCAGGCGCTCTTCACGCTGCCGGGGGGCGGCGCGCACGGCGGGCTGGTCCGGGGCGTCGACCTCCAGGCGCCCACGGTCGTCCAGGACCTCCAGGGGCAGCTCCGCAGCGGGAGCGTGCGCCCGCTCGCCGACGGTGAGGCGGCGATCCTGCTCGGGCGCGAGCTCGCGCGCATGCTCGGCGTGAGCGTGGGCGACGAGGTCACCGCGATCTCGCCCGAGGGCGCCCTGACCGCGGTCGGCATGGTCCCGCGGATGCGCCGCTACACCGTCGCGGGGACCTTCGAGCTCGGCATGTACGAGCTCGACGCCTCGCTGGCCTACCTGGCGCTCCCGGCGGCGCGCGAGTTCGCCGGGCTCCAGGGGGCGAGCGGCATCGAGGTCAAGCTCGTCGACCCGTTCGACGCCAGGCGCGTGGGGCGCGCCGTCGGCGCCGAGCTCGGCCCCCCCTACTGGGTGCGCGACTGGATGGACATGAACCGCAGCCTCTTCGCCGCGCTCCAGCTCGAGAAGCTCGCGCTCTTCGTCATCGTGACGATCATCGTCCTCGTCGCCGCGTTCGCGATCATCGGCCATCTCGTGCTGCTGGTGGCCGAGAAGCGCAAGGAGATCGGCGTGCTCAAGGCGATCGGCGCCTCGGGCCGGAGCATCACCATGGTCTTCTTCACCGTCGGGATGACCATCGGCGTCGCCGGCACCCTCGCGGGCAGCGTGCTCGGGCTCGGCCTCATCTGGGCGCAGAACACGTACAAGATCATCAGGCTGGCGAGCGACGTCTACCAGATCAGCTACCTGCCGATGAAGCTCACCCTCGGCGACGGGCTGATGGTCATCGGCGCGACGCTGTTCCTGTCCTTCCTCGCGACGATCATCCCGGCGCGCCGTGCGGGCGCCCTCGAGCCGGTGGACGTGCTGCGCTATGAGTAG
- the lysS gene encoding lysine--tRNA ligase: MTEDTNDLVRHRREKLESLRALGVDPFGGRFPVTHWARPLADRLRAASEEELKAVEPVSLAGRVVALRHHGKSCFAHLMDYTGRIQLYARADRLGDDYARFTDLDLGDFVGVTGEMFRTRTGELTLGVKSFGFLAKALRPLPEKWHGLKDVETRYRQRYVDLVVNADVRAIFVLRTRLVAAIRRFFDARGFLEVETPMMQPIPGGAIARPFKTHHNALDMDLYLRIAPELYLKRLLVGGLERVYEINRNFRNEGVSTQHNPEFTMLEFYQAYADYTDLMDLTEALFVELAQTVRGSLALTWGEHAIELTPPWRRLRFFDALAQALGVGVTPATDPATLARAVAARGIEMAGAPAWKLWKEVFERLVEPTLVQPTFVVDFPIELSPLAKRKREDPALVDRFELFVGRREMANAYSELNDPVDQLARFREQAQLLARGDDEAHWLDEDYVRALEYGMPPAAGEGIGIDRLVMLFADQPSIREVILFPHLRPEGGRPAGAEGREAP, encoded by the coding sequence GTGACCGAAGACACGAACGACCTCGTCCGCCATCGTCGGGAGAAGCTCGAGTCGCTGCGCGCGCTCGGCGTCGACCCCTTCGGGGGCCGCTTCCCGGTGACCCACTGGGCGCGGCCGCTCGCCGACCGGCTCCGCGCCGCGAGCGAGGAGGAGCTGAAGGCGGTCGAGCCCGTGAGCCTCGCGGGGCGCGTGGTCGCGCTCCGTCACCACGGCAAGTCGTGCTTCGCCCACCTCATGGACTACACGGGGCGGATCCAGCTCTACGCGCGCGCCGACCGGCTCGGCGACGACTACGCGCGCTTCACCGACCTCGACCTCGGCGACTTCGTCGGCGTCACGGGCGAGATGTTCCGCACGCGCACCGGCGAGCTCACGCTGGGCGTCAAGTCGTTCGGCTTCCTCGCGAAGGCGCTGCGGCCGCTCCCCGAGAAGTGGCACGGCCTCAAGGACGTGGAGACGCGCTACCGGCAGCGTTACGTGGACCTCGTCGTGAACGCCGACGTGCGCGCGATCTTCGTCCTCCGCACGCGCCTCGTCGCGGCGATCCGGAGGTTCTTCGACGCGCGCGGCTTCCTCGAGGTCGAGACGCCGATGATGCAGCCGATCCCCGGGGGGGCGATCGCGCGGCCGTTCAAGACCCACCACAACGCGCTCGACATGGACCTGTACCTGCGGATCGCGCCGGAGCTCTACCTGAAGCGGCTCCTCGTCGGCGGGCTCGAGCGCGTCTACGAGATCAACCGCAACTTCCGGAACGAGGGCGTCTCGACGCAGCACAACCCCGAGTTCACGATGCTCGAGTTCTACCAGGCGTACGCCGATTACACGGACCTCATGGACCTGACCGAGGCGCTCTTCGTCGAGCTGGCGCAGACGGTCCGCGGGAGCCTCGCGCTCACCTGGGGGGAGCACGCGATCGAACTCACGCCGCCGTGGCGGCGGCTCCGCTTCTTCGACGCGCTCGCGCAGGCGCTCGGCGTCGGCGTGACGCCCGCGACCGACCCGGCGACGCTCGCGCGGGCCGTGGCGGCGCGGGGGATCGAGATGGCCGGCGCCCCCGCGTGGAAGCTCTGGAAGGAGGTCTTCGAGCGGCTCGTCGAGCCCACGCTGGTCCAGCCGACCTTCGTCGTGGACTTTCCGATCGAGCTCTCGCCGCTTGCCAAGCGGAAACGCGAGGACCCAGCGCTCGTGGACCGCTTCGAGCTCTTCGTCGGGCGGCGCGAGATGGCCAACGCCTACAGCGAGCTCAACGATCCGGTGGATCAGCTCGCGCGCTTCCGCGAGCAGGCCCAGCTCCTCGCGCGGGGCGACGACGAGGCGCACTGGCTCGACGAGGACTACGTGCGCGCGCTCGAGTACGGCATGCCGCCGGCGGCCGGGGAGGGGATCGGGATCGACCGGCTCGTGATGCTCTTCGCCGACCAGCCCTCGATCCGCGAGGTGATCCTCTTCCCGCACCTCCGGCCCGAGGGCGGGCGGCCGGCGGGCGCGGAGGGGCGCGAGGCGCCGTGA